TCCTTTGAGTTGGTTGTTCCCGAGAATCTTGAACAGGTGCTTTTTGATGCCAAGGTCATCACCAAAGAAGGGAAAAGGGGTTCTTTTAGGGCTTTAACGGAATTACAATCAAATAATTAAAAAAATAGTTGTTTCCTTTAAGTTGAAAAGGTATTTTTGCAACCGCTTTTTTGGCGAGTTCATTTAGAAATTGGAGAGGTGCCGGAGTGGTAACGGAGCAGATTGCTAATCTGTCGGCGGGTAACTGTCGCCTGGGTTCGAGTCCCAGTCTCTCCGCAGAGCGGGCCTAAAGGGGCTGTAGGGCTGACAGGTCTTTCAATACATGTCTTCGATATCAAGGATTGCGGGCTATGCCCTTAGTCCAGCTCAGGACAGGCTCCGCCCGGAACCAAGCTACTGAACAGTAGTGGTTTTTTTTGAGTTCTGGGATTTAAAATGTTGAATGGCAATAATCATTTTCGGGGTGTAGTACCGCATCGAGTGCGGCACAGGCTCCGCCCGGAACCGGGCTACTACCAGTGGTGGTTTTTTAGGTTCTGGGATTTGAAATATTGAATGGCAATAATCATTTTCGGGGTGTAGTACCGCATCGAGTGCGGCACAGGCTCCGCCCGGAACCGGGCTACTACCAGTGGTGGTTTTTTAGGTTCTGGGATTTGAAATATTGAATGGCAATAGTCATTTTCGGGGTGTAGTACCGCATCGAGCGCGGCACAGGCTCCGCCCGGAACCGGGCTACTCCCACAAGTAGTTTTTTTAGGTTCTGGGATTTGAAATATTGAATGACAATAGTCATTTTCGGGGTGTAGTACCGCATCGAGCGCGGCACAGGCTCCGCCCGGAACCGGGCTACTCCCACAAGTAGTTTTTTTAGGTTCTGGGATTTGAAATATTGAATGACAATAGTCATTTTCGGGGTGTAGTACCGCATCGAGCGCGGCACAGGCTCCGCCCGGAACCGGGCTACTCCCACAAGTAGTTTTTTTAGGTTCTGGGATTTGAAATATTGAATGACAATAGTCATTTTCGGGGTGTAGCGTAGCCCGGTTATCGCGCCTGCTTTGGGAGCAGGAGGTCGCAGGTTCGAATCCTGCCACCCCGACAGAAAGGGTATTGAAGTAAAACAAAATACCCTTAATAAAATGAAAACCAGCAAATTATATATTTGCTGGTTTTTTTTGGTTCGAATTGAAACCAATTGAAACCAATTGAAACCAATTTGAATATGTCCTATATGGTGTCCTATTTTAATTGGATAAGTTTTTTTAAATTGAGCTCGTATTTGACTTTCGTTGCGATTTGACTTTCGCCAAAAGAATCGTTTAATCAAGATGAAATCAAATGAAAACTTCAAAAACGTTCAGTATCAACTTTTGGCTTAAAAAGAAGGCCAAAAAGAAAAATGGTACCATTCCAATCTATGCGCGCATAAGGGTCGATGGGGTCCCTGCCGATATCAGTATCCAAAGATCTACATTGGAGGAGCACTGGTGCCAGGAATCCGGAAGGATCAAACACAAGGTAAAATGGTCGAAAGGGACCAATGATTATCTGGATGATGTGTATGCCAAATTATTGGAATGCCATAAAGAATTGCATTCAGAGGGTCTATTGATCACGGCCATAGCGGTCAAGATGCGTTATCTGGGAACGGACAAGATCTTTGGAACATTGGTGGAACTGATAAGCTACCATAGGACCAACGAAATACCAAAACTGGAAAGGGGAACGGCAAAGAACTATGGCGCCACTGAAAAATACCTGTTACGGTTCATCAAGAAAAAATTTAATGTTTCTGACTTGGGCCTACTATTTATCAATTACGCTTTCATTGTAGATTTTGAAAGATTCTTAAGGACCTGTAAACCTTTAAAGAAAAACCAGCCATTGACCAACAACGGTATCATGAAGCATTTGGAACGGTTTAAAAAAATGATTGGAATTGCCTCAAAGTTTGGTTGTTTAAAGCAGAATCCGTTCGACCTATATCAAATGAAGTTTGATACTTACGACAGTGCATATCTGGAAGATTTCGAATTGGAAATTTTAGAGTCCGTCTCTATCCCTGTTCGTGGATGGGAGGTGGTAAGGGATATTTTCGTATTTTCTTGTTATACAGGATTAAGCTATATAGAAGTAAAATCATTAAAGCGAGGTGATATAGTGCAAGGTATCGATGGGAACCTTTGGATCAATGTTATACGAAAGAAGACCAAAACCCCGGTTCAGGTTCCATTGCTTATGCAGGCTCAGGAAATTCTCAATAAGTATTCCCATTATCCCAAAGCTCAAAATGAATTTTCTTTATTACCTGTGTTTTCCAATCAAAAGGTAAATAAATATATCAAGGAAATCGCCACTTTGGCAGGAATAAACAAACGCCTCACATTCCATGTCGCCCGTCATACATTTGCAACAACGGTCACACTTACCAATGATGTCCCAATGGAGACAGTATCGAAGCTTCTTGGTCATACCAAGTTATCAACGACCAAACGATATGCGAGGGTAGTGGAGAAGAAAATAAGCAAGGACATAGGTCAATTGAAGATAAAATTAAAGACAAGGACAAAATCTA
The sequence above is a segment of the Muricauda sp. SCSIO 64092 genome. Coding sequences within it:
- a CDS encoding site-specific integrase encodes the protein MKTSKTFSINFWLKKKAKKKNGTIPIYARIRVDGVPADISIQRSTLEEHWCQESGRIKHKVKWSKGTNDYLDDVYAKLLECHKELHSEGLLITAIAVKMRYLGTDKIFGTLVELISYHRTNEIPKLERGTAKNYGATEKYLLRFIKKKFNVSDLGLLFINYAFIVDFERFLRTCKPLKKNQPLTNNGIMKHLERFKKMIGIASKFGCLKQNPFDLYQMKFDTYDSAYLEDFELEILESVSIPVRGWEVVRDIFVFSCYTGLSYIEVKSLKRGDIVQGIDGNLWINVIRKKTKTPVQVPLLMQAQEILNKYSHYPKAQNEFSLLPVFSNQKVNKYIKEIATLAGINKRLTFHVARHTFATTVTLTNDVPMETVSKLLGHTKLSTTKRYARVVEKKISKDIGQLKIKLKTRTKSISYQTRERGTPMYVVR